Genomic DNA from Misgurnus anguillicaudatus chromosome 18, ASM2758022v2, whole genome shotgun sequence:
gtattttaaaggaCATCCAGTTGAATATGACCAGCACTGTCCCAACATGTTGACAACATTATTCAACTGATTCTCACCACGACAAAGATCAGTTTCTCAGATCTCACCAGCATACATGGTCTTAACCATAACAAAAACCACACCGAAATTGCAACGGAAAATGATGCAGAAGAATGAGAATGCATGTTTCGTTTTAAACAAAGATCATAAAAGCTTTGTAACTCACTGAAAATGCAAAACAATCAAAGTTATGGCAGGCcctttctatatatatatatacgctTTAAAATTTGACATATCAAATGCAACTTCCGAACAAGGCACAAACCATGAGGATCACAAACAGGTTTATCCAGGAATGAATCAACCCTGATCAAAACATTTCGCCAGCTTAACCCAAGGACCAACAAAAGTCGCTTATTGTCAAAACAAAAGGTGGATCAGGAAAGTGTGATGGTCTATTAGATTACCTTACTGTTTAGCTTTGGTGATATTCACAAAGTGACGGCTGTCTTGTCAGCATTATAATAATTTGAACGTCTATGGGTTTTTAAAGTGCAATCAATGCTGTAAACACTCCATACAAACTTTCTGATTCCTTGAGAGATTCATGGCAAAAGAGGAAAACTGTTTTGAACTGCATAAGAAGTTCAAAAGAAATGATAGGATTGATAAGTGAGTGAGCAGATCCAACAATGGCATGGGGTGGGGAGAGATCCGATCCACGTTTTCAAAGTTTCTCCTTAAAATTCACAGCCTAAAATCACACTTCTCACGTTTGTACAAAGATTTCGGTCTTAAAAAGCACATTCCCCATAAAAAAATGCCCTAACAGAAGCGTGTGTTGGATACAAACAGCAAAAAGCCTTCCAGTGTGCAGAATAAGGTCAATGCGAAAATAAACGATACATGAATGGACAAAAAAATCCCCAAATCATTTATAACGCCACAAACCTATCTGTAATGTGCTGCTTGGCCCTCATTAAATACTTCTTATTTGTTTAGTTGCTGCATACTGGTGCAAAGCAGAATGAGATCCCATACATGATGTTTTGCATCACCAAATCCAAAAATAAAGTATATAGAATGTCGTACCCCTGCAAATTGAATTATGGCTATAAAGAGGTGTCTCATTCTGCGCAATGCACTACGAGTGTTCTTATGGAGAACCTCATCTACAGTTTGAGGGCAAAGTGGATGTTtcaaagaaaatgaaaaaaaaagtgGGAAAATATGTAACAATGCTACACTTATTGCTTACGAACTAAAAACTTTTTCGTGGCAACCGTTTTCCCTTAGCGTTAATAAGAAGACATGCACCAAAATCGAAAGGAATACGAAAGAGCATACGGTGAGTAAAAAGTTGGTAATATTTCTGGTTAGCGCTATCTACAGATACGGTCCAGTCGACGGTGGCGTCAACCTTAAATTTGATTGACGGAGGATTTTGGTACGAGCTACCAAGATGTACAGTACAAAGGCATTGTCCCTTGTTATCTTCCCAAACAGTTAGTGAACACACAAGACAAAAAAGGTATACGTGTAACAGTGGCTCACCAGAGCATTCAGTCTAGAAGAGTCTGAATTATAATGACAATCGACCAGAAGAGCGAATAAGCTACCTGATATGATCTTGACGTACAGATTGATTGAATGAAGGTATaatgtttattcattttaatgtacATATTGTGGTTAAAATAGTATTAGGAAGACAAGCTTTAGAGTCCTGCAGCAATAGACCACCATACTCATTTGGTTGGCCAGAGATCAAAATTCAACTCGTATACAAAGGCCAACAGAATTAACATTTCTTCATAACCACcaccttttaaaaaaattcagaaaCTACAAAGCCTGCCCTTTGCTAAACAATGTGCCATAGAATGAATGTCATCTgcttgatttacaatttcactCTTCGATGGTTAATACAGTATGTAGTTTGGTAATAGTTTGTGTATTTTTCCATCTTCTAGGTTCATTCCACAGTAAGAGTCATCCATTGCATATTGACAGTCACTTCCTTAAGACTGTGTCCTGACCCCCAAAACGGGGCTTTGGGGGTACGGCGTTGCTTCGAGGCATCTCGGCTTCCGCTCGCCGAACTCCCCCCGTGACCCCACGCTCAAAACTTGTGTCTGTCTGGCATCACCCTCAACAGATCTTCCGAATTAACATGGTTATTGTGATCACCACTGGTTAAAACTGTAAATGTCCGTTTTCATTGCTTTTGAGATAGTGTCTTAAACCGAAGCTGATCTCGTGGGTAAAAATACAGATGCGTCTCATCGTCCTATGCAGAGCTTGACTTGCCCAACTCCTCCCTGATTGCTGTACAAACAGACAAAACAAAAGTTAGAAATCTGTAGATCGGTTTAATTTTACTCTGACAGTTAAACGTTTGGACACACAAACTTATTCtttatttgtagtgttttacacatttttgaATAACAGTAAAGCTAAAAACATTGAAACTATATAAGAATAGAAACTATGGGCCACAGTTACCTAACAGGGCAAATAAGCATGAGTGCTGGATTCCAAAAACGTGCCGATGGGAAAAGAAATGTCTGCGGTGATTTCCTAATATTTGTTAGCACATttctgatttccataatgaccagaGCAAGTAAAGACATGGCAATAAACTGCAAAGCGCAATCCTTAGTAAATCGAGTatcataatttatttaaatactctcctccataattttgcgtctgaaataaaaacttgtatgcaataaggtcagtcgcaaattttttttttatttgtgtcttTAGTGAACTCTGACAGTAGTTTCTTAAAGGCAAATGAGGCGCTTGTGCTGACGCAAGCTGTAAGTAAACTTGGCCCACAATGACAATAGCTTTAGTTTTATaacttaaacatattttaacattttcaaagtAGCGCTCCTTTAGCAAGTGGCGTTTTGCAGTAATGCTGCAGataaaagggacactccacttttaaaaaaatatgctaattttccagctcccctagagttaaacacccgatttttaccgttttggaatccattcagccgatcccaGAGTCTGGCGGCACCAATTTCCGCATAGcccagcacaatccattgaatctgattagaccattagcatcatgtttcgatatttttcctatttaaaacttgaccccTCTGTACCTAGACctatggaaaattaaaagttgcgattttctaggcagatattgctaggaactatactctcaaactggcataataatcaaggactttgctgccgtaccatggctgcaacaggcgcaatgatattacttgatgttactttcaatagcaggggactattttcaggtgctgcgtaatatcattgcgcctcctgcagccacgttgtaactacagaagagtcaagttttaaataggaaaaatatggaaactctttggttattttttagcgcaaatGGTCTAATCGAATTCAATGGAATGTGCTAAGCTctgctaaaagtggtatcgccagacccggagatcggctgaatggattccaaaacagtgcaaataaaatgtttaagcccATTGTATACTTTGTTTATTCCATGTACGTGAACATACGTGCACGGTTGAAAGCACAgtcttgcaaagcatagtttattttgCTCACGCATTCAACACAAGTTTTCATGTACCATATTTTCCGGGCTAGAAGCGTTTTTTTCTTCATattttggctggtgctgcgtcttatagtcaggtgcgcttTATAAATcggtatgaattaattttgacatctATGAGGCaaaagacaacattaccgtctacaccCGCGAGAGTCAGCCATATGCGAACTTCATGCTCGTTGgcttgtttggttaatttagcctattcaaccttccaggtatgttctgtatgctattgtttatcgtgtaaataactgataatattactttaacgtacagacatctattcagcctgctgttctgtgtgctattgtttagttgaataacttgcctttccagattaaatgtctgttcttcggctagGATTTTGTggaataattttctaaataaatgcgacgtatagtccagtgcgacttatatatgttattccgtcttaatgacgcatttttgaatgatgcgacttatactccggagctaCTTAGAGTCCGGAAAATATGGTATGTTAGGCCCAACTCTTTAATgtctttttaaataacaaaacttTAGAGAAAGTTTAGCAAAGAAATTCTAATGATAGCACAATTTAAATTGGTCAACAAAACTAATTTAAAGTATTTACGCACAAGAATTTAGttcaaaaggtttttaaaagAAAGTGAAAAGCATAAGTTTGTCCAAACGTTTGACTGACAAGTGTATGCAAGGACGTTTGTCATGTATTACAAAGCTCACTGGGCATCATTTATGTGGcaatacaacaaaaacagtaTGTTACCATCAATAAGCTCTTCTTTCAGCTTTGATAATTCCTTTCTCATCTCCTCTAGAATGtcctaaaaaaaagaaagaaatgaaataCATGTCAACCACTAAAATATGACTTTCTACCATCACAGAATTAAACGGAGAACAACAAATTTACAAGGATGACACTAAAAACTCTATTGCTGTGTTAAAATAAACTCCATCCCACTGAAAGATCAAAGCTCTTAATATAAGCTATTATATTAAGTACACTTAGTTTTAGCAGCTTGAAAACTAGAATCAGATGGATAGGTCTGTGTGTTGCAACATCAAGACACTTTGACCAACATTTGATTGAGTAACTGTAATTACAGCTACTAAAAGAAACCCATGACCGCCACAGACAGTGTGTGAGCCAGGACTGAGCGGCTTGAGTAACTGTGTCCTCAGATAAGTGAGTCTCCTGCATAAGACTTTCATATCTAACATGCTCATTCATTGAAGAGAAGGGAGGTATTGTGGAGAGAAATACTGTAAAATTGGACACACCCACAAAAGCATAACTGTGCAATGTAAGCCAGTATATTACCCTGTTTAACAGGAAGCACTGTAATATtttcgtgtttttttttttcaaatgagcAAGTTCAAAAGTTTTAGTAACACATGACCAACATTTTAGTTGGGAAACAATTAGTTtcccaaatattttttctttttgggtggactatccctttaagtggcTTTTAGTTCAAGTGACTGCTTAATTCAAAGAGTACCTGTTTCAATCTGTCATAGTCTAAAGCTTCTGTTGGCACCCCATTGGCACTTATGGATCCAGTAGGAGTTGGTGTAGACCTTGGTCTAAGAAAAAGAGACGTGGGTGAGGCAAAGCTCTTCAAGTTACAACAACAAACACTGCAGATCAAGATGCAAGGCAGATGTTTAGTGACACGCTTTAAGAGTCTAGCAGATCTATTCTGTTACATCATCAATATGATATTAGTggtttaaaccagtggttctcaaattggGGGCTGAGATGGTACTGGGGCGCCCCAGtgtaatgacattttataaaatacattaatttatcataaattctgtgtaattaaaccttagaAAATAAGGTTACTAAACgatagcactacattgtataatttaaatttgacgttttagaatgttttgtcatacattttcttttgggggCCATGAAGGGATGCAcggtacacaaggggggccgcatgccggaaaagtttgaaaaccactagTTTAAACAGTATATACAGCATGAACATATCataatacacacaaacacatagcaagggtaaaaatgcaaaaacaaacaaaaagtcataatttaaatttttgaaatgcagctttacattttttgtatatattcaacatttaaagaaatagtGATACACACATCCATGTACCAAccccaaaacatttttaaaccacaGCAAACCATAAGCAATTCAGGCACCAAAGCTTCTTCATTTTCTTCCACCGTAAATGCATTCATACTTCATAACACATAATGCAGCCGCTCCATCACTCTCATGCTTGTCTGTAGCAGAAAGCAGAGACAGGAAGCTGTTGCCAACACTATAATCACTATTGGGTGGAACTTGGGAAATGAGGGAAATGAGGGCAATGACGCTTTATCAATTCCATCGTATACGGAATGAATGCTGTGAACAGCAGGTCGCCTTGTCCAGAAAGGAAGTGCAAACCAAGCGGATAAGAACATTATGACACGGCTTACTGAAGTTGTTACGCCTGGAATTGAGATGCATCATGACATAAATTTATCTCTAGAAttgaaagaaaacacaaaatttaaagtgTCTATATGCACATTTCTAGGGGGCGGGGATAAGTTTTATCTTTGGAGACAGGTGGAAGAATTGGCAAGAGCAACCTTAGACAAATGCTCCAACTCTCTGATAGCACATGACCCTGACATCATGCACTTAGTCAAGTTCACTTTAAAAGAAGGGTATGAAGCTAGTCAAACATTGATACACTTTCTCTTTAAAATCTGAAGTTTGTTTGGCTTTGGATTTCAAGATTCACATATCAAATGGATTACTGCTGTTTTTAACTAACTGtatatttaaaatctttattagAAACTGTATATTAATTTtagagctgggcatagattaatctagattaatctcatacaaaataaaagtaattttttgcataaacatatgagtttgtgctgtgtgtaattattatgtatatataaatacacatacattcattaatgtatttaagaaacattttcatgtgtatatatttatttatatttttatatattctatattatatataaataaaaaacgatatataaataaaacatttctttatatatatatatatatataaatatatatgtgtgtgtgtgtgtgtgtgtgtgtgtgtgtgtgtgtgtgtatatatatatatatatatatatgtgtgtgtgtgtgtgtgtgcgtgcgtgcgtgcatgtatgtatgcatgtatgtatgtatgtgtgtgtttaaataaacataatatttacacacattacaAACTGGtacattatgcaaaaaattacttttattttgtatgagattaatctagattaatcccTAATTAATTTGTATTATGCATTGGACAGACTCTTTCATTTAAAGGCATTTGCACTGCATTCATGGTTTAAAATTGATCAGTGTATGCCTTACTTGAGATTTAAATTAGATATGCACTGATATATCGGCCTATAATCTATATATAATTAGTcaataaaaatcaaattttgCAAATTAAAAATTTTGTGAATGTAAAGAAACTgcactagtttaatgttcaatgttaatggtcattatatgaatgaataacattcagaaaatgtaatcttcagaatttagttattataaatataaccaccaaactatcggtatcggcagatataaGTCTGAATAATCGGCTATTGGTGGAAAAAATTTATATCAGAGCATCTCGACTTTAAACCCATTATCTTGGTATTGctaccagtgatgcgcgggtcaatgtataaacaacccacacccgacagatgtttttaactaacccgcccgcaactcggactGCAAAAAAAGGTACCTGACCCgcttcctggcccgcattttttaaaagtagtaattgtttaaaatagttaattggaTCTTTATATCAAACAACCCGAACGAccgcgacccgaatatcattaaaaatatttttggatcaACCAGCGCATCACTGTGAGCTATACAAGTGGCAGGAGTAACCtatgtgatttttttctgatgCATTTTGGGAACTAAAACAAATTTGATTTACACTATTTTATGGTGATTATAGAGTTGGCAACAATGAAATTTGTGTGTATGGAAAGAAATAAGAAACCTTTCTAAACAATCACCGCACCAACCCTCTTCCTATTTGAGCAAACAAATCTAGAAAGAGTTCTCAAACTAGTCTCTGATACCTGTTTAAGGAATCACAGTACTTTTCAGTACTCATCTGATTTCTCCATGGTGCGTCCCGTCTGTGAGAGTAAAGAGACTAACCGGTCAGAGGTCAGCAGCGTGGATCTGATCCATTTACTAACTTTCATAGAAATCTCAGAACTGTGCTAAATGAATGCACTCAGGTGTAGCCCTATTGAAATGCACTTCAGTCATCTGTAAATCATTCACAGATGACTGAAAGGGTGGAATATACtaagcaaaaataaatcaaatcctttaaaaaaaaatgtaaaagcaaAAGGTGAGATCTGGTGAGAAGCGACAACTCTGCGCTTTAGTCATGTCTAAGCATGAGCCCGACTCACATGCCATTCTGTGGGCTCCCAAGCACATGATGCAAAGCGGTGGAGGCAAATGGTAATTCAAATTCGGTCCTCCCAAAAGCTTGACTTTTCTTCAAAAAGACATTATGAAATCTTAGAGGgatcaaaaacaacaacatgtaAATTATTACCTTCCGATGACAGGTGATTTGCTACCGTTCATCGTGTTTGTTCTCTCCCAAGGCTTTCTGGGCATGTCTGTGAAGATAAAGTTAATTCATTTATTATTGAACACAATCAAGACAAGTCTGTTTACTTGACAGCCATTTTAGTATTTCAGCTGTTTTCTAAGTAGAGAAACCaggaaaaatataacacaatgtATAGTAACCTAGAGTCACTAGTCAACTGGCGGCCTGCGAAAGTTCATTAcaactgccactagggggcgaattCTGACGGTCGCATCCGAATGTATTGTACAATGGAAAGGTGGTTTAGcctatatatctttaaaatataaaaaagtaaacatgaagtgcaattttagtcattaggagaagactagctatatgttgtgaatacttgaaatgtaacaatttatgaaagttaaacagttataaacaaaagaagtttaagcattatgcagggtttacaccagatacggcaagcgcgagtgatttacatgttaagtcaataaaGAGATgagattaggcatcctgcggcgcggtaaGCGCGCCGCGAATGGCGCAGAACGCATGGATGGCaggagttgaaaaatctgaacttaaCCAATCAGGATCTTGCTGTAgttgtgacgtgattacaggaagtgagcggagtgGCAGTTAGTgctatacaaaaaaatatttgctcATTATTTACATTTGCACTTTTTTGTGTGCAATGTTCATAGTTGaactattaacatttggctcttTCAATAAACTgccattgttttaaaatattaaaaaagaaaatatgcgTTTTCATTAATTAAAAGGCAAAATACTAGATACAAGatgtgtgcatcttttttgaaaagtcatgtttttaatgcatGACCTTTAACacaaagtaacaaaaacaacatacattataacatattttataataataataataataataataattattattattattattataatcggtaaaagtaaaaaatatataaaaggtaaaaaatatgggtaaaagtttggcccacatcatatttacattttttaaatctggCCCTCGAAGAAAAGTAGTTGTAGACGTAACTTTGTAAACTATGACATTAACCATGTCAATGTTTCCACTGAATTAAACAATTTTCTCAAATTAAAACCCACCAAAATCCACTGACAGAGATTGCGACAGAGACAAGCATGAGTTACTATAAGGTCCTATGAGATTTTACTATCACGTAATAGACTTGATAGTCTTGGACTCTTGATCTTGGAGATGCACAACATTTTAACTCcgactttattttaaaagtagagctgggcatagatcaatctagattaatctcatacaaaacaaaagtaaTCTTCTGCATAACACATGAGCTTGTGCTGTGTGTAGTCACcatgtgtatataaatacacacacattaatgtatgtatttaagaaacatctacatgtgtatatatatttatttatatttttatatattctaaattaaatataaataaaaacgatatttaaataaaacatttcttaaatgtattatatgtatgtgtttaaatatacataatatttacacacatcacacactcatatattatgcaaaaaaaacttttattttgtatgagattaatctagattaatctatgcccagccctattTAAAAGTTGGTCAAATTCTCACTTTCATCTGACATCTTACCTGGTGTGCTACAGGCTGAGACTTTTGGAGTTATGGTTGCCTCAATTTCATCCTTTAGAGAAATAAAAAAGCACAATCCATTCAACTGTATGATTAATAACATGTGTCAATGATAAAGAGCATTGTGCAGTTATAAATGGTTGTTCAGGATTGATCAAAATACAAAGCTGATGTAAACTCACAGATTTCTGCTCAGGCTCTGGTGATGATCCCTTCTCAGCAATTCTTCTCCTGTATCAAATTAGCAGTACAGTTTACAGTAAATATTGACAGTGCATCTTAGAAACAAAAGCTTTACTACCGACTAAGCATTATTGTAGGTGTTTGCAGCAGGCGATCCAATCACATGTGAACTGTGCTAAATTAAAGTGTAAACTTTTTGTGATCTGATCACCAAAATCCACATTTAAAGATACTCAAAGACATAAGCAGTGTAGTTCACCTCCTGGCCAGCAGGGCGCTCATCTCCTCCATTAAACCTCCTCCTCCAGGTAAAGGGCCATTTCCACGGGCTGCCTCGGGCTTGGCACCACCAGAAACACCAACCACAGGTGGAGTTGGAGGCTCATCGGTCTACAGtagcaaaaataaacatattgGGCATATTTATTTGAATGCTTCAGCCTAAGGAGTGTTTGTTACTGATACAGTCACATGAGGGATAATTGCCTGAGAGTAAAAAAATTGTGGAAATCTGCACAGGGCTATTTGACGTCTACAGCATTTAAGTACAATCAGTGGTAACATATTAGGTGCAGATGTGTTGAGTGCTTGTATAATATGATACACTGAGATAATCCCAAATTTCTTACCCTTGGCACTTTCCGTAGCTTGGCTCCAGCAAGGGCGGCCGCGAGCCCAGACAGACCCTTGTTCTCGTCTGTGGTGGGTGAGGGGGTAAGGAAACCCGAGGGCAAGGGTGGGGCAGGAGGAGGAGGTGGTGCTGGTGGCGGTGCCTGGCCTGAGGGTGGAGGTGGTGGGCCGGGGGGTGGTGGAGGTCCTGTTGGGGTAAGCGTGGGGGGCAGTGGTGGCGGGGGAGGTGGAGGAGGGCCAGGGGGTGGCGGCGGTCCGGCAGTGGTGGGGGTCACAGTGGAGCCGGGAGGAAGGGGTGGGGGAGGTGGAGGGGTGGGTGTCCCCTGTACAGAATCTGTGGTGAGTTTAATGAAAAGAACATTATAGTTAGAACAGATCACTTCAGCCTTAAAACATCTGAAGTGCAAGTGAATTTAGGTCAACTGTACCGATTCTAGTTAAATGTTTTGCATCAATTGTTTTAACAGACCAGCGAAACAAAGCCACATTGTGAAAGAGACCACCATAGTCAGAATGAGTAAAATGGATGTCCAAATTTGGAGCCCAAGTTGTCTCTCAATTCATCAGAATTTGACATACAATGGTTTGCACaacctttaaattataaattatcATCATCCAAACTCAGAgggcactcacattatccaaaccaaaccgcagCCAAAGCCTGGTTCATTTGACTACTGTGCCCAGGTGCAGTTTGGTTAATCGCGTCCTGGCctgcttgcagaggtgggctcgGGCACGGTTCACATGGGCTCAGGTGCGGAATGCACAATGTGATCCCAAATCACGTGGTTCAAAATGAGAAACGTCAATTGCatgaccactcaccttcatctgcgtTCGGAAAAAACTTTCTGATGCACGCAGCAGGGTTACATGAATGTCtgatgctgcgtttacaccagccgtggtagaggcggcaagcgcgggtgatttacatgttaagtcaatgcaaagacgcgattaggcatcctgtggCGCGGTAGGCGTGGCACGAATAGCGCAGATTTAGCGTTgccgcgcgagttgaaaaatgtgaacttcggcggatttccgtgccgcgttaaccaatcaggaccttgctgtagtagtgaattgattacaggaagcgagcgaagtctcagcagagtcacagaagcccctcccataacGCAAATTTCCGTgggaatgtctcgaatgactagaatttcactatgcgaatgaagcgagtaaactcaaatgttcaagcatccaactccGTGCGAATAACGCATTTTggccgcctctaccgtggctggtgtaaacgcagcatgaCCTGCACAAGCGACAGATCAACTTAGCAATATgagcatgtgagagggctgtgtgttatcgcgcaccaaacgactctgaataaaaaacatagacttaacattacgatagGCTCTAGTGTAAAGACAgcgctttacttcctgtttttttttatcgAAAGCGTGCCTGGGCTTGGATCGATCAATGTGCATTGTGAGTGCACGCTTGGGCACGGTTCAGTTGGGTTCGATATAATATGAGTGCGCCCTCATTCTGTATAGTGAACAAAGGCAGGTGACATCAATACATACAATGAATGTAGAGTATTAAACAATTGTCCATAAAGAGTGCCTGACACAAAGAAAACACTGATGGTTTATGtgtaaataaatagaaaacaaATATGTGATTCAACAAAATGCCAGAGATTTAATAACTGAAGTTAACGTTTATATTCATAAAATCATAAAAGCAATAAATTATGCAAGATTAGTTTTAGGTCCTTTTAAAACTCTTGTTCTTGACTATTTTCAATACTTGCATTGTTTTTTGGTTGCAAACAGCTGAAGTTGTCATATCTGTGACATGCACGTCTGCAAAATGCACTCAAGTTAATcatattagtgtgcagaattgaGCTCAACGTCAAATTACATCATGCATATGAAATGTGAAACCACTTCTAAAAATAATTCATGAGAGGAGATCTCATTTCAAATGGCGTTTATCTGACCTCCTGTAAAGCTCACTTTATGCAGCAGAACAACGTTTGCACTGTATGACCTTGCCGAGGTCaatttcattttgttttaatgttttgtttcaaaCTGTCTGCCACCTCTGAAGATGTTTCATGAAACAAAAGTGCGAAAATGTGAAGAATAACCAAAGAGGATGTGGGTACGGCAATGACCATGTAAAGCTTACTGTGCTAATACAGTTTACTTGTACATGTTAACAACTAAACTTCTTTAACATAAAGCAATAAGTTGTGAAACCttgcaaacaaaataataatagcaatgaaaacagttttaaaatccACAAAAGTCAAGAGGTTCAATGAGAGTGAACAAATTTTGACATGCCATGCCCCACACTTACAGGCCACACGAATGAgcatcttaaaaaaaactatgcaGACATTCAACACAGAACGGCAGAACTGTAGAAGCAATCAATTTCCTGAGGACTTTAATATTAAACCAACAAGCAATCGATAGCCAACTGCAGCCACAAGCCTCCCACAGAACCCAGCTCAACGTGGCAGGCCCCCTCCTCGAACCCCGGTTAGTGGGTTAGTGGAGGTGAAGCGACACAGAAGAGGCCTTACCCGGCTGGCTGGGGATATCAGCAGGCAGCTCTGGAGCGGAAAAGCAGGAGTCTCCCAACCCAGAGTTTACAGAGTGCTCAGCAGAGGCAGGGAAGGCTGTGGAAGGAGAAGGGAGAACAGCAGGCTGGGGTGAGGGACAGGACACAAGGGGAGCAATGGGCATGGTGGGTGAGGACGAATATAGAGGGGGTGGAGGGGGTGGCGTTGgcggtaaagagaaagactgaCCCGAGACTGGAGGTGAG
This window encodes:
- the enah gene encoding protein enabled homolog isoform X5, which encodes MPAPRVNRFPQKQISRTQILLRSPPMPRQTPQVQNGPTPEELEMQRRQLQELQRQKEQERERLERERQERERLEREMLERERIERERQERERQERERLERERAEQERLERERQEQLERERQERLERERAEREMMERERAEREKQEHQEQLDREQMDWERGRRISNAAFESTLHTHQTTSSSPGSPSTPNYPPPTQSPSTATPPTPPMRHSASRFATSLGSAFHPVLPHYATVPRRQPAAPTPLAPAPGPPPPAPPCKSVVWTANNFTPLPPSPPVMISSPPGKATGPRPVIAIPAPLSQKPPSPVTAPNGPPSSLHFHASPPVSAFPASAEHSVNSGLGDSCFSAPELPADIPSQPDSVQGTPTPPPPPPLPPGSTVTPTTAGPPPPPGPPPPPPPPLPPTLTPTGPPPPPGPPPPPSGQAPPPAPPPPPAPPLPSGFLTPSPTTDENKGLSGLAAALAGAKLRKVPRTDEPPTPPVVGVSGGAKPEAARGNGPLPGGGGLMEEMSALLARRRRIAEKGSSPEPEQKSDEIEATITPKVSACSTPDMPRKPWERTNTMNGSKSPVIGRRDAPWRNQMSTEKYCDSLNRPRSTPTPTGSISANGVPTEALDYDRLKQDILEEMRKELSKLKEELIDAIREELGKSSSA
- the enah gene encoding protein enabled homolog isoform X6, which gives rise to MRPVKRFEGLQDASDSKGAGESKEEQEILKGGDIQHAAMTHDVEQSICQARAAVMVYDDANKKWVPAGGSTGFSRVHIYHHTGNNAFRVVGRKIQDHQVVINCAIPKGLKYNQATQTFHQWRDARQVYGLNFGSKEDANVFASAMMHALEVLNSQDAGPPMPRQTPQVQNGPTPEELEMQRRQLQELQRQKEQERERLERERQERERLEREMLERERIERERQERERQERERLERERAEQERLERERQEQLERERQERLERERAEREMMERERAEREKQEHQEQLDREQMDWERGRRISNAAFPASAEHSVNSGLGDSCFSAPELPADIPSQPDSVQGTPTPPPPPPLPPGSTVTPTTAGPPPPPGPPPPPPPPLPPTLTPTGPPPPPGPPPPPSGQAPPPAPPPPPAPPLPSGFLTPSPTTDENKGLSGLAAALAGAKLRKVPRTDEPPTPPVVGVSGGAKPEAARGNGPLPGGGGLMEEMSALLARRRRIAEKGSSPEPEQKSDEIEATITPKVSACSTPDMPRKPWERTNTMNGSKSPVIGRRDAPWRNQMSTEKYCDSLNRPRSTPTPTGSISANGVPTEALDYDRLKQDILEEMRKELSKLKEELIDAIREELGKSSSA
- the enah gene encoding protein enabled homolog isoform X7 encodes the protein MRPVKRFEGLQDASDSKGAGESKEEQEILKGGDIQHAAMTHDVEQSICQARAAVMVYDDANKKWVPAGGSTGFSRVHIYHHTGNNAFRVVGRKIQDHQVVINCAIPKGLKYNQATQTFHQWRDARQVYGLNFGSKEDANVFASAMMHALEVLNSQDAGPPMPRQTPQVQNGPTPEELEMQRRQLQELQRQKEQERERLERERQERERLEREMLERERIERERQERERQERERLERERAEQERLERERQEQLERERQERLERERAEREMMERERAEREKQEHQEQLDREQMDWERGRRISNAAFPASAEHSVNSGLGDSCFSAPELPADIPSQPDSVQGTPTPPPPPPLPPGSTVTPTTAGPPPPPGPPPPPPPPLPPTLTPTGPPPPPGPPPPPSGQAPPPAPPPPPAPPLPSGFLTPSPTTDENKGLSGLAAALAGAKLRKVPRTDEPPTPPVVGVSGGAKPEAARGNGPLPGGGGLMEEMSALLARRRRIAEKGSSPEPEQKSDEIEATITPKVSACSTPDMPRKPWERTNTMNGSKSPVIGRPRSTPTPTGSISANGVPTEALDYDRLKQDILEEMRKELSKLKEELIDAIREELGKSSSA